The Moorena producens PAL-8-15-08-1 genomic interval TGAAACCCCTGAACCGGAACCTGAAGTGGCAAGTGTGATCGAGGATGAAGGGGAAGCAGAGATAGATCAAGATATGCTTGGTCTGGCCTTTGATGATGGGTTCTTGTGGTCAGCAGAGGTGTTGGCATCTCAGGGAAGAAGTCCTGAGGATATCTCGATCGAGGAAATTAGCTGGCTCAAGCAACTGCGTCAGGGATTGGGCAAAACTCGTCGCGGGTTGATTAACCAACTAAAGGCGATAGTGGGTCAAGGCCCGTTGAATCAAGACGCGGTAATGGAGATTGAGGCACTGCTGTTACAGGCAGATGTAGGAGTTGAGGCCACTGACTATATTATTGAGACTCTACAAGCTAGGTTGCGGGAGGAGTCTCTACCAGCAGAAAAAGCGATCGCATATCTCAAACAAATCATCAGGGATTTGCTAGAGCAACCTTACAGTAACAATTACAGCCGGACCTTTGCTCCAGAAAACGATACCTTGAATATCTGGCTGATGACTGGAGTCAATGGTGCTGGAAAAACTACTACTATTGGTAAACTCGCTAACTTAGGTCAGAAGTCAGGCTACCGTTGTTTAATTGCAGCAGCAGATACCTTTCGAGCTGCGGCAGTGGAACAAGTTAAGGTTTGGGGAGAGCGCAGTGGTACTGAAGTGATTGCTAATCCTGGTAAGAATACTGATCCAGCTGCTGTTGTGTTTGATGGCATTAGTGCTGCCCAATCTAGAAATACGGAATTACTGTTGGTTGATACAGCAGGACGATTGCAAAATAAGAAAAATCTAATGGAGGAATTAGCGAAAATTCGACGAATTGTCGCTAAAAAAGCCCCAGATGCCAAAGTTGAATCGTTGCTAGTGCTGGATGCTACCTTAGGTCAAAATGGTTTACGTCAAGCACAAGTCTTCTCAGAGGCGGCAAAACTGAGTGGAGTGGTATTGACAAAATTGGATGGAAGTGCTAAAGGTGGTGTCGCTTTAGCAGTGGTGCGGGAACTGGGCTTACCGATTCGCTTTATTGGTGCAGGGGAAGGGATTGAAGATTTGCGGCCTTTCTCTAGTTATGAGTTTGTGGAAGCTTTGCTAAGTGGTTAAACTGGTCTTGATTGAAATTGCTGGTTATGACAGCAAGGGAACAGGGAAGAAAAATTATTACAATTCCTACACGGATCCCTATAGTCATGGTCTGATCACTGATTATGGGATCAAAAAAATATAATTGCTAAAAAACGCGATCGCTACTGTCTCGCTCATCTAAAAAACGCGATCGCTAAAGTCTCGATCGCTTAGTAGTTGCGTAGGGTGCGTTAGGGACGGGCTCGCTGTGACCGCCTCTAACGGGCCTTGTGAGGACAGCCCGTCCCGTAACGCACCACCTTATATTCATTTCGCCCCTCAGCAATGCCCGATCATCAAGGATAAGACAGCTTGTCGTGATTCGATTTTAATGGAATTGGCGGTAGGCCAAGCTACGCCAAGGCAAATTCCCCATCACGCTGAAATCACTTCAAAATCAGAAATCGTCTCAATCCACACCCGTGCTCCACAATTGAGGGGATCATCTGGACGATACATCACCCGACAAGGGCCATTGACCTCTACCGTATGACCGTAAACATTTTTAGAGCCTCGCTTCACCGTAATTACAGGATTACGCTCCCCGGTCTTGAGATTGTTGCGAATCACCCTCTGGTTAACATGAATCACAGCCTTAGTGTAATTTGTACGCTTTGACCAGTTCCGTTTTGGTCCGCGAGTGCCAGGAGTGACCACCGGCATACCATCAAACAAGGGAATCACCCAAGTTCTACCCACCTTATAAGCCCCTTTAACTCTGCCTTTGCCCAGAAGGTAACGGACGCGAGTGGCAGAAACACCAAGTAAATCAGCGGCTTGTGCAGTGGAAATCATCATGGGGAGTAAACCATTGCTTTGACGATATCTTTACTTTAACACACTTGTTCTGAAAAGGCAAGGGCATGGCAAAACTATTGCATTATCGCAATTTAAAAGAAAAATGGGAGTAGTGGGTGTAGTAAGTTAAAAATTATAAAAGGGTGGTAAAAACTATTGCATTATCGCAATTTATAATTTTGTGGGATATTTAGGATATGTGGAGTATGTGGGAGTAGTAGTGGAAAAGGGTGCTATAAAACTATTGCATTATCGCAATTTCTGATCTGATGGGGTATATGGACTGTATAGGTATTGTGGGAGTCTTAAGTTAAGAAGGGGCTAAAAAACTATTGTACTGTCGAAATACTAACTCTTGCCTGTTCCCTGTTGCCTTTCTTATGGAACAGGGATTGACCGTAGGTCACGCTACGGGAACGCATTCCTGAAACCCTCTTTGTTACTCGACCATAGGGAATGCGATCGCTTGTCTTATATCAAGTCAGGATAATTACCCTGTCTTGATGCAGTCGCTCATGGTTTGAATTTACCGTAAGACAGTTGAGCCTTAATCAATAAGTTTTACACATGCATCTGCATAGCCTACCAACCATAAAGGCTCAACTGTCTAAGGTTTGGTCTCCGGGGAAACCCCCAAGACCGCGCTGCATCGCTTAATAAAAATCTTCCCCATCTCCCCATCTCCCTATCTCCCCATCTCCCCACCCTCCCCACACTTCCCACACTCCCCACCCTCTCCTTAATTATGGGTATTCAACCAGACTTGATATTATTCTCCCTTACGGCGGTTTGCATAACTATCAGGTACACAGGATTGTTTTCCCTCTTGCCTCTTGCCTCTTGCCTCTTGCCTCTTGCCTCTTGCCCCTTCACTGCTCCCTACTCCCTCCTAGGACTTTGTACCTAACCGAATAGAAAACCGCTTTATGCACACTTTTGCTTTTTTGTCAATTCATAAGTCTTAAAATTGATCGATTGTTTCGGGGAAATTAGAGTTTTTAAATGAGATGTAAACAGAGGATGGCTCTAACCGGAAACAATAAACAGCTAAAAGAGAAGAGTAGGAAAGAGCTCCGATATTTTTTGATGTGATCAGAAATCAGCCTTAGTGTTCATGACCTATTTGGAAAAGGGTTATTTTCTCTGATGAAAGAATAAAAGATTAGACGAAAATTGTCTCTATTTTGTTCCTCTTGTTGAAGATTGTGATATACTACTATCAAATAAACTATACTCAAAGTAAATAATCAATCATAAAAATATAGCTAGTTGTTATGGCTTCGCTAGACAATTTTTTGTGACGCCAATTACAACTTTCATAGCTCATAAGACTAGATAATAAGATAATACTAATTTTTATAATTAATAAGTCTAGTAAAATTACGGATTTAATTGAAAAGGCGGGTTGTAAACTTCTCTAACTTCCCCCTTATCCATGGAAGCTGTAGATACAGCTTGCCAGTAACCTGATCAATAATTGTGTGATTGTGGCTTGTGCTATACGTCGCTGCCAAGTGTAGTAACTTTGTCAATCTAAATAGAGCTGAAGTCAATGACCGATGAAAACATTCTGCTACCCAATCCCCAAGAAGATGAGACTTTATTGGCTGACCTATTTGAGCAAGTAAAAAAATGGGAAAGTAACCTGGATGAAAGTACAAAGCTTGGTGTAGGTGCAACCGCCGTTAAAAGCTTGCTGGAAAGTAAAGTTAGCTTTGGCAATCCCAGGGATAAGTTGATATTGCTTACCGAAGACCTATTTGAAGAAACTGAAGAGGGATTGAGCAACATTTATCGACAGCAAATGCGTGATACATTTGATTTCTATTATATGACTGTTACTGTCGATTTGCGTCCCAAACCAGGGGTTAGATTTTGGCGATTGTGCTGTGAGCTTGACTTCAGTCCCAAAGGAGAAAAAGAGCCCATCGTTCAGTCTATTTTCCCCAAAAGCCAATGGCGACCTGTGATGAACTTCGGGGTGGGCATGAATTTAGCTATTAATAGCAATCTTGATTGGAGTATCGGGATTGATAGCACTGAACTAGTCGAACTTACCACTATTCCTGCGGAGCTTAAAGGTAATGTAGGAAATAAGAACGAACTGAAAGCATTCATTGTCATTCCTGAGTATGCTTACGAAGCTGGTCACTTTGAAATAATTTCCCAAGGTGAAGGTAACTCAAGGTGTTACTGGCGCATTGAAGAGCCCGAAATCCAAAACATACCAACAGTCCAATTTGCGATTGTCTTTAAAGTGCCTAAGGAAATAAAGTCTATTAATTTGCGCGGTATCGCCTGGGGTGAGCCGGATATGAACTGGTTAACTGCTGATATCCGTGATGTTTTCAGCGATCTGGCAGATAGATTCCAAACCTTAATACGAAATAAGAATCAGGCCGCGATTAAATTTAGTCGTAGTGATGTCAAAGAATGGATATTGAACCTGCCGAAAGCTAATCTTACACAGGATTTAGCGACTTAAATTCCCTAAACATTGGAGTACTTTCGTCCAATTAATCAGGTGCGTTACGGGACGGACTGTACTAACACTGGCTAGCAAGAAAATGATGGCTCGCCCGTCCCTAACGCACCCTACTGGCGTGGCACTACGCCACTTGGAGTACTTTCGTCTTTGGGCAATTAATCAGCTTTATCTGATTGGACAGCTATGACTAGAGCCTACTACACCTATCGCATCTACCTGATCAATTATTATACAGTGGGGGTTGAAAAGAAAGAACCTGGAAAGCTCGATAATCGAATCTCTGGACCATTTCGCTATCAGGATAAGATCACCCCAGAAGTCAAGGAGTTGATCGAGGAGGTTCGTAAAAATGGACTCAAAGATGCTAACAAGTCGAGGTTACTCGGAGAAGCATTGTTTGATACCTTGTTTGATGATCGACTTTGCCATGATTTTATTGGATTTTATAACGAAGTTGTTCGCACTAAACAGCAACTGCTACGGGTAGAACTAGATATAGACGAGCAAAATATTCCTGAAGTGGCAGCGTTTCCGTGGGAATTTATGTGTTTGCCTCAGAGGACTAACTCAGGAACAATTTGGTTGGCTACTGCACCTGGCTTGGTCTTCTCGCGCCTGCCCTCACACCCGATTTCAGCACCACCGATTCAGTTAGGCGCAAATGAAAAAATGCGGATTGCCTTAGTTGTCTCTGCACCGACAGATTTAAATCCAGTTGCCTACGAGAAAGTGCAGGCGGCGATAGAGACACTAGCCCAGGAACAACCAGAGCAGGTGGAATTGTTACCAGTAGTGAATCCAGCTAGCCGCAGTGCTATTGATAAAGTTCTTAGGAAAAAGCCTCATATTTTCCATTTCATCGGTCATGGTCGTTTCGAGAATGAAAATGGTGAAATTGCCTTAGTGGATCAATTAGGTGAGGCACGGTGGATTAGCGCCAATGAATTTAGTGACCTCTTTAATCGCCATCGACCTGGAATTATTGTGTTGCAGGCATGTCAGGGAGCAATGGAGTCTACATCGAAAGTATCTGTAGGACTAGCTTCCAAGGTTGTGCAGCAACTTATTCCTGTAGTCGTGGCCATGCAGTATCCAGTGTCTAACAGCACAGCTAGCCGATTTGCCTGCCACTTTTATAAACAATTAGCTCAAGGCAAGTCAGCAGATATAGCAGTACAGGAAGGAAGGCGAGAAATTAGTCTCGATGAATCAACAGGATATCGGAAACGGGATTTTGCGACACCTGTGATTTTCATGCAAGTGCAAGATGCTCAATTATTTCCACATCCAATTGAGTCAGTATTTCAACCTCAAAATCAGCCACTTGTGCAAGACAAGCCAAGCCATAAACAGCTCCATGTAAACGATGCTCGCCAATCAAAAGGGGTAAAACGAGCGCTGTTGATTGGAGTCAGTGAGTATGGAAAGGGGTTAGAGCCACTACCTGGCGCAACCAAAGATTTAGAGGAAATCAAACGAATACTGGGTTCCCCACAACTGGGTAATTTTGTTGATGTCAAAGCTCTCAGCAATCCTAATCGACAGGAAATGGAGGAGGCTATTGAAGAGTTATTCGCCACTTCTACAAAAGATGATCTGGTGTTACTGTTCTTTTCAGGTCACGGTGTCAAAGATAGCAGCAATCAACTGTACTTAGCAAATCGTATTACTCGTAAGAATTCACAGGGGGAACTAGTTAGGACAACCGCAGTTTCCGCTAAGGCTATCCATGACATTATGAAAGGTAGCCGCTCCAAGCGACAAGTGGTTATCCTCGACTGTTGCTTTAGTGCAGCTTTCCGTAAGGGTCTACTAGTTAAAGATGATGGCTCTGTCGATCTTCAAAATCAATTAGGAGGAGAAGGGCGTGCTATTCTCGCGTCTTCAACTGAATATTCCTTTAGTCAATTGGACAAACAGCTCTCAATTTACACTCAGTATTTGGTAGAAGGCATTGAAACGGGAGATGCTGATTTGAATCGGGATAGGGTGATTTCTCTGGATGAGTTACATAAGTACATCGAAAATAAGATTAAAGAAACCCTTCCTGATATGAAGCCTAAAATCTATACTGATCAGGAAGGGTCTAAAATCCACATTGCTAGAGCACCAAGGGATGATCGCCCTGTTTTAGATACGCCTTTAGTTACCCCAGAGGGGATAAATACAAGTTCAAAAGCAGATAATTTTTTAATACTTACCATACCTAAGAAAATGCTATCAAAGCGTGTTCTAGTTATTGCTGTTTTGGCTTCGGTCTTGACCATGTTAGTTGCGGCAGTACCCCTGGATTGTTGGTATACAAACAAAATACGGAAGGATAAAGGTAAAACTTGGGCTTTAAACCGGGTAAAGAACCATTCGTTTCGTAGTCGATGTGAGAAATTAGGGTTTAATTTTGATGGAGAATAATGTTAATTTTAGGGGGATGATTTTCGTGAACTAGTTGTTTCACATTTTTTTATCGATCTATCTCGACAGTATAAAAAATCATTTTCAATCATCAAATACTCAGGTTTATAATTGCCTTGTATTTGTATAATAGAAGATAGATTATCTTTAATACCTATAATTTTAACATCCAGTCCGGTTTTAATACATCCTATTCTTGGCCAGTCGTTATTCTTTAATTTTTTGTGATGTATGGGTACAGTGTTTGCGCCTTCACACTTCTCATTATCATCAACAAAGTTGATAGTATAATCATCAACTGATCTTGAATTATCCTGACCAAAAGCTGTTGTAACTATACCGAGCAGGAGAATAATGCTTACTCCAATAATAACAAAGTAATTTAAAATTTTTTCTTTCATGACAAAGAGAAGAGTAATGGTTGACTACTATACTCTTCGCTAGGTCTAAATTAAATCAGGATATTTGACTAAGAAAGCAAGAAATATCTCCAAAAATTCATGAAATGGCGGTAAACTCCCACAAAACAGTGTTTTACACTAGTCAATGTTTATGCTAAGTTAATTCTTTGTTTGAAGAAAAAGGCAAGAGGCAATAGGCAATAGGCAAAAGGCAAAAGGTAAGAGGCAAGAGGCAAAAGGCAAAAGGCAAAAGGCAAAAGGGGACTGCTGTAAATGTCGCAGAAGACAGCAATCCGGATAGTTTGGTTTTTGGCCTAAAAGCCCCACTGCCTAAAGTCTCGCTCCCCAACTATCGGACAGTTTGTGATTATTGGATGTGAATCCGATTGGCCTAAAGCCACGCTAAGGGATTGACCATAAGTCACGCTACGCGATCGCAAAACATTGACTGGTTCAATGCGATTGGCCTAAGGCCACGCTACGCGATCGCATTCACATCCGATCACGCTGAAATCACTTCAAAATCAGAAATCGTCTCAATCCACACCCGTGCTCCACAATGTAGTGGATCATCTGGACGATACATCACCCGACACGGGCCATTGACCTCTACCGTATGACCGTAAACATTTTTAGAGCCTCGCTTCACCGTAATTACAGGATTACGCTCCCCGGTCTTGAGATTTTGGCGAATCACTTTCTGATTAACGTGAATCACAGCCTTAGTGTAATTTGTGCGCTTTGACCAGTTCCGTTTTGGTCCGCGAGTGCCAGGAGTCACCACCGGCATACCATCAAACAACGGAATCACCCAAGTTCTACCCACCTTATAAGCCCCTTTAACTCTGCCTTTGCCCAGAAGGTAACGGACGCGAGTGGCAGAAACACCCAGTAATTCAGCGGCTTGTGCAGTGGAAATCATCATGGGGAGTAAACCATTGCTTTGACAATATCCTTAATTTAACACACTTGTTCTGAAAAGGCAAGGGCATAGTAAAACTATTGCATTATCGCAATTTAAAGCTGTGGTGTTAAATGGGATTAGTGATTGTAATGGGATTCGTGGTCTAAAAGGGTTCTCTAAAACTATTGCATTGTCGCAATTTCAAGGTGGAATAAGTGTAATGGGTTAAATAGAGTAATAGAGAGAAGAGGGTGCTAGAAAACTATTGCATTCTCACAATCTCAAGCAGTGAGGGCAACTGGGATTAGTGACACTAATGGGATTAGTAAGGTAAAAGGGTTTTTAAAAACTATTGCATTTTCGCAATCGAGTGCGTAGGGTGCGTTAGGGACGGGCTCACCCTCATTTTCCGCCTCGAGCGCCAAGGTTAGAAGAGCCCGTCCCGTAACGCACCACCCAAACGGCTGTTCCCTGTTCCCTCTGAATGATAAAAAAAATTCGGTCAAGGATTGAAGTTAAGCAAAACTTGACCGAATCATGAATTGTACTTTGCCACGAGTACAGCCTAGCTGCACCATCCACCCATAAGTGGATCAGAATCATTAAATTGTTATCAAGTTAGTCAGCACATTCTCGCGTGTCAATAACATCCCAACGTAAGTATTCAGCGGTCAGCGGTCAGCGGTCAGCCGTTGGCCTTTAGCTGATAACTGATAGCACCTCAAGTAGCGTGCGCGTAGCGCATTAGCTGATAGCTGAATACTTATCAAAATTGCTATAAATAATTCATAATGATATCTGATTACTTAAACTCTAAACTCTAAACTTTAAACTACCGATGGTTCAAACAATTCCTGCAAAAGAGATTACATTACGTCAATTAAGACACAGATTTAATCTAGAACGAACCGATGATGAACAGTTTTTTCGAGAATGGCAAGACGATTTACCCGAACTGACAGAGTTTGAAAAGCAATTGCTAGGGCAAGTTAAAGAAGAGTATCTTTACTTATCTGAGTCTCCGTTATTGGAAGTGATCCTGAAAATGGTGATAATATCGCCATTATTGAGACTAGCAGGATTTTATCGTCATCCCTTTGAAATCACAGCAGAAAAAGAGGTTAAAATTACCTCCGAAGATGATGGTATAATTGTTAGTGGACGTATTGATATTCTGATTTTTAAACCAGAATTATGGGTTACTGTTATTGAAGCAAAAGGCACAAAATATGCCTTAGCAGCGGGAATTCCCCAAGTCTTAGCCTATATGTTAGCTAATCCTAATCCAGAGCAACCTCTCCTCGGGTTTATCACCAATGGAAATGAGTTTAAATTCCTAAAGATGACAACCACCAAGCCACCTAAATATGCTCAATCCTATACATTCGCTCTTGAGAACAAAGATGACCTTTACACTGTTCTGAGAATATTAAAACGTATTAACCAACTCATCCAAAATCTCTAGTCAGCTTCCATCAGCTGTCAGCCGTCAGCTGTTCGCTCACGCTGCTTGAGGTGCTTATTTTATTCAAAAGCTGTTCGCACCTTAAGTAGCGTCGTCAAAGGCCAAAGCTTACCTCTTTTCTTGATGCAAAGCGCGAGTGGGGGAAACCC includes:
- a CDS encoding helix-turn-helix domain-containing protein; translation: MMISTAQAADLLGVSATRVRYLLGKGRVKGAYKVGRTWVIPLFDGMPVVTPGTRGPKRNWSKRTNYTKAVIHVNQRVIRNNLKTGERNPVITVKRGSKNVYGHTVEVNGPCRVMYRPDDPLNCGARVWIETISDFEVISA
- a CDS encoding type I restriction enzyme HsdR N-terminal domain-containing protein, whose amino-acid sequence is MVQTIPAKEITLRQLRHRFNLERTDDEQFFREWQDDLPELTEFEKQLLGQVKEEYLYLSESPLLEVILKMVIISPLLRLAGFYRHPFEITAEKEVKITSEDDGIIVSGRIDILIFKPELWVTVIEAKGTKYALAAGIPQVLAYMLANPNPEQPLLGFITNGNEFKFLKMTTTKPPKYAQSYTFALENKDDLYTVLRILKRINQLIQNL
- the ftsY gene encoding signal recognition particle-docking protein FtsY is translated as MVFNWFHRKSDASAGSAKKKDSDTSQVESEQKATEQQPIDQADSKSVQESSSAAADDYLSWAKAAYKNVQKQQVDQSPEIDTTDSKPVDDSTAQPAATATVAKPQESQETESPAAETSEVSEETDTTVTAEIAQITVESESQSESQVQSQAESELEESTVSQASVDTAETVESVTEQSSDQMVEEVVSTPSDSVRSNHDSSIAMTSVENKPIPESDSLTSDIAPSTETTEEETPASGPSWARRASTNRLARLERLKETAIETPEPEPEVASVIEDEGEAEIDQDMLGLAFDDGFLWSAEVLASQGRSPEDISIEEISWLKQLRQGLGKTRRGLINQLKAIVGQGPLNQDAVMEIEALLLQADVGVEATDYIIETLQARLREESLPAEKAIAYLKQIIRDLLEQPYSNNYSRTFAPENDTLNIWLMTGVNGAGKTTTIGKLANLGQKSGYRCLIAAADTFRAAAVEQVKVWGERSGTEVIANPGKNTDPAAVVFDGISAAQSRNTELLLVDTAGRLQNKKNLMEELAKIRRIVAKKAPDAKVESLLVLDATLGQNGLRQAQVFSEAAKLSGVVLTKLDGSAKGGVALAVVRELGLPIRFIGAGEGIEDLRPFSSYEFVEALLSG
- a CDS encoding caspase, EACC1-associated type; amino-acid sequence: MTRAYYTYRIYLINYYTVGVEKKEPGKLDNRISGPFRYQDKITPEVKELIEEVRKNGLKDANKSRLLGEALFDTLFDDRLCHDFIGFYNEVVRTKQQLLRVELDIDEQNIPEVAAFPWEFMCLPQRTNSGTIWLATAPGLVFSRLPSHPISAPPIQLGANEKMRIALVVSAPTDLNPVAYEKVQAAIETLAQEQPEQVELLPVVNPASRSAIDKVLRKKPHIFHFIGHGRFENENGEIALVDQLGEARWISANEFSDLFNRHRPGIIVLQACQGAMESTSKVSVGLASKVVQQLIPVVVAMQYPVSNSTASRFACHFYKQLAQGKSADIAVQEGRREISLDESTGYRKRDFATPVIFMQVQDAQLFPHPIESVFQPQNQPLVQDKPSHKQLHVNDARQSKGVKRALLIGVSEYGKGLEPLPGATKDLEEIKRILGSPQLGNFVDVKALSNPNRQEMEEAIEELFATSTKDDLVLLFFSGHGVKDSSNQLYLANRITRKNSQGELVRTTAVSAKAIHDIMKGSRSKRQVVILDCCFSAAFRKGLLVKDDGSVDLQNQLGGEGRAILASSTEYSFSQLDKQLSIYTQYLVEGIETGDADLNRDRVISLDELHKYIENKIKETLPDMKPKIYTDQEGSKIHIARAPRDDRPVLDTPLVTPEGINTSSKADNFLILTIPKKMLSKRVLVIAVLASVLTMLVAAVPLDCWYTNKIRKDKGKTWALNRVKNHSFRSRCEKLGFNFDGE
- a CDS encoding helix-turn-helix domain-containing protein produces the protein MMISTAQAAELLGVSATRVRYLLGKGRVKGAYKVGRTWVIPLFDGMPVVTPGTRGPKRNWSKRTNYTKAVIHVNQKVIRQNLKTGERNPVITVKRGSKNVYGHTVEVNGPCRVMYRPDDPLHCGARVWIETISDFEVISA